Genomic window (Juglans microcarpa x Juglans regia isolate MS1-56 chromosome 2S, Jm3101_v1.0, whole genome shotgun sequence):
aaacatattttttgcCGTTCGAatgattttgactttttgagaCAATCTAATTCATCACAGAAGATCTAATTCGAATAGATATTTAGCCGTTTGAATAGGTATATAAAGCCATCCATGTTTTGAGACCAAATTTTTGTCTCTAATAATTACTTTAAGGGATGAAATTTAGTTTgtctctaaaattaaaatttgttgcagtgtatatatatatatatatgcaagaacAGATAAATGATATTATTCCAGCCACTGTCGAGATCGATCCAGCCTAGCTAGACCGACCCGGGTCAGGGTGGTTTTTAATTAGCTTGTTAAAGTAGttgaaacaaacaaaacagaaaGGCCTGCCAAGAAGGATCAGATCAGTAGAAGGCAACCAACCTCTCACTGCTCTCAGACGCCCAGAATATAGGCATGCACTGCCACCTAAATATAACTGTCTCCCGGCTCACCCCCAAGGCCTCTAAGAATGTACTGTTAGCTGTACTTCTGTTTTCTGAACTACTGGCTATCTggcagaaaaacaaaaacaaaacaaaacagttTAACTGTCTCTATATACGCATGCATGGCAGACTTACTACATGATTTTGCCCATAAATTAACAGGACGACATAAACATACCTGTTAGAGAAAGAAACGAACGCCAAATTCTGGCGCGCTCTCATCTCTAGCTTgcaaagatgcatgcatgcaaattaatGCCAAACtaaaagtacccaaattaagccTCAGTCTTTCTTAATTTACCCATGCGCGCAGCATACCTCATCTCCAACTTCGTTGGATAATTTGATCTTTCACAGTATATTAGTTTCGTATAAAACTGAGGAGAGACAATTTTTGGCTCTAGACCAAGACCGATCGAGGCAAAGGGATTAACACATTCATATCCCGGGGCTCCCATTAAAGCAAAAGAAACACCAAGCCAAATGGAACCCGATCATGAGAAGCCAGGTATCCTGTCTGTCTTTCCCAGCTTTACGTCCCGTTTTGCTTTTGTAGCTAGCAGCcctaggcatatatatatatatatatatatatatagatcatacaTGAGTTGccaaaatcatttcaaaaagTGAGGACTgcgaaaaaaaattataattttaagaaagcTAGCTTATAGATTAATATTGATcatgtaatttcattttataaaccaaacaaacatTTCTCAATGCATTAAAAAAGTTGTGCAAGCTTGCTAGCTAGTATAGATGAATGGCGCTGTATTATATAGAGTATTTAGATTACTAGAGATCAAGGGTGAATTAGGGGATTACATGAAATTATGGAACATGTATATACGTATAGCATTTAATTCGTTGCGCCAACATAATGGCAGTCTGTACGTATAAGtacttactatatatatgtgtgtgtgtcttaTATGTACATGACAGTTTGACAGAAATCTTTTGAAATGGCATTTTGACAGTGTCAGGTAAAATCAACGACTCTCCAATTGAGCAAGTGAGGGATACGATTCCCACCACCGATGATCCAACTATGCCAGCGCTAACTTTTCGAACATGGGTTTTGGGTCCTATCATAAATGTTTTCATGTCCGCTATGTTTCAGATATTTTCCTATCGACAAGTTGGCATCAATGTGACAAGCTCTCTAATCCAAATATTCATTCTTTTAATTGGAAAGCTAATGGCAAACAAAATTCCAAACAAGATAGTGAATATTCCTGGGACCAAATTTAAGTTCTCCACGAATCCGGGACCATTCAACATAAAAGAGCATGTTTTGGTCACCATACTTGCCACTACTGGATTCGAAGCTTCTCAATCCATTATCATTATGGACGTTTCGAGAGCCTACTTCCACAAGAAAATAAGTCTTATACCATTATTTTTGCTGGTCCAAACAACTCAAGTGAGATGTTTTCTCTATCGATCTGCATTAATAATTAACGTGGTagaatcatgcatgcatttgaaACAAgtatgcgcgcgcgcgcgcgcacatatTATTTGATTGGCATGCATTTTCATTCAATTCATCATCAAACACCTTCATTTGCTTTACTTGatattgaattgttttatgAAATTGCATGCATTCATGAGTACGAAGGCCGAACATACAGATTCATCTTCTATTTTTCAGACATAACATTTATAGTTAACTGGGTTAGCCCACTAGATCTCCATAACCAAGCTCAGACACCTCCGCCGTACGTACATGTCTCTtataagtaaaaacaaaatatactgATCAGCGCCCATTTGTATAATTTACTGCATAattcaagcatgcatgcattgaaTCAGCATCAACGGTAGAACGTACATTCAGTAAAATTCTTCCTCTATACCGCGTACACAGATGATTGGATACGGGTTTGCTGGAATGTTATTCAAGTTCCTTGTTGAATCTCCTTATATGTGGTTTCCTTTTCTCTTACTGGACGTATCGTTTTACAGGTTAATTACTCTCCTCATTTCCTAATTActtggttattttatttgttctcGTTCAGTACTcctcctagctagctagctagcaggcCAGCCATCTGGCAGTAGCTAGCTAGTACCCTCTCAAactcaaatatatttatatatatatatatatatatatatcacacacACATTTTTCCATGCACAAAATTGGTTGAGCAattgagctagctagctaataacTAATTGTTTTGTATATATGTTCTGTAGATCTCTGCACGATACAAAAGGATCAAGGCCCAAAGGAGGCATTAGCAAATTACAGTTCCTACTCATTGTTTCTGTCTCAGTGTTTGCCTACTCTATTGTGTCCAACTATTATATGGCATCGCTTATTACCGTCTCATTTGTGTGTTGGATATGGAAAGGCTCGGTCAAAGCACAGATAATTGGTTCAGGTTCTCATGGTCTTGGAATTGGCTCTTTTAGCCTTGACTGGATGTCCATAACTGGCTATATAGGATCCCCCATGGCCTATCCCAGATTTGCTATAGTTAATAAGTTGGTGGGATTTGTGGCCATGATGTATTTAATTGCTCCAATTGCATATTGGACTAATTTATTCAATGCCAAGAGATTCCCCTTTTTCAGTCTTAACATGTATGATTACGATGGAAAGTTCTACAAGGCCGCTAGTGTCTTTGGCGACGATTTGGTACTTGATCCTCAGGCATACCATAATTATTCTGACATCTATTTAAGTATCTTCAGCGCCATGGGAACGGGGTTTGGATTTGCAGGATTAACAGCCACACTCACTCACTTTTTTCTATTCTACggaaggtacgtacgtacgtggatAATTTTAATATTGCCCAATTcttaaaatcaatatatatatacacacattaaTATTATGTTGTAGTCATCATGATGATGGACGAAAGAGCTCATGATATCATGTACTTGCGTACGTGTGACTTTCAGGGATGCATGGGTAAGTATAAAACAAGTAGTACAAAACCAAAATAGATGCCAAGACATTCACAATGAACTCATGAAGAAGTATCAATCCATACCTCAGTGGTGGTTCAACACAATAATAGCTTTGTCCGTGGGGCTTTCCATTCTCAATTGCCAGGTATATGGGGACCAAATTCAACTTCCTACCTGGGGTTTTCTGGTTGCAGTGCTTGTGGCCGCCATTTTACTTCTTCCCGTGGGTGCAATTAAAGCTACAACTGGAATCGTAAGcggcattttttttcctaatttggtCTATTAATCAGTGTTTAATCAGACTAATTTTGAGAACGTACAGAAACTGATCTGCTCAAAAAAGTATGATTATAATATTTCTACCAGTAAAACTCCCCTCTATAAGTGAAAGTGATTATAAAGAACGAGAAgcttttttcattaattaattaattacctggATCGGTACCGATTCTTCATGTGGGTGCAGAATCTTTCAATGTTCCTCATTGGTGAGATGATCATGGGTTATGCATCACCGGGAAAACCCATAGCCAACATGGCTTTTGTAGCATATAGCCAAAGCACCAAATTACATGCCTTGAACTTTATAGCTGAATTCAAATTGGGACATTACATGAAGATTTCTCCAAGATCCATGTTCCTCGTTCAGGTAGGCATGCAGTACTGATCGATGAGAGAATTGCATGAAGAAACTCGATCgctatatatttgttttttttaatatatatatatatatatatatatgtgtgtgtgtgtgtgtgtatatgtgtgtgtgtattttttgCGAGATCATGtgctataatatatatgtacgtatattTATGACAGATTGTTGGAGCATTGCTAGCATCCACAACACGCATTTTCACAGCATGGTGGGCGCTCACTTCAATCAAAAACATCTGCGTGCCGGAGGAGGGGAATATCTGGACATGCCCTGCTGTTACCAATTCCTACAATAGAGCATTGATATGGGGAGGAATTGGTCCAAGCCGAGTGTTTGCACCGCATGGTCAGTATGCATGGCTATACATCTTTTTCCTGATAGGAGTGGTGGGACCAGTGATGGTTTGGATTCTAAGTCGCAAATATCCTCAAAAGAAGTGGATTAGACTGATCAATTTCCCAATAATATTTGCGGGCACAGCAATGATGCCCCCAATGGGTGCAGCCCATATATGGAGTTTCTTTATCGTGGCCTTTATCTTCAACTTCTTGGTTTACAGCAGGCACAAGGGGTGGTGGTCTAAGCATGCTTATGATCTGTCTAATGGCCTCGATTTAGGGACTGCCATTTTCGGTGTACTCTATATGACTCTTGCTCTTCAAGATATCTACGAGGTCCAATGGATTGGGGGCGCTGATGAACAGTGCCCTTTATCTCTCTGCCCTACTGCTCCTGGCGTTATTAAAAAGAACTGCCCCGTCTTCAACTGAAACCAATCTTTCCTGCATATGTTATGTATACAATGACACTCCCTTTTCGTGccacttttgtttttgtttttgttttcttcttaaCACTATTCCCCCATCACATTCCCTTGGAACCGATGCCGAGGACTCTCTACAAGAATGGCATTGAATGGGCAGGAGATCAAGAGTTTTGATAAgaggttttcaatttttttttttttttttttttggtgagaaTATACGTTTtgttataaaactaaaaaaaaatagcaagagAATTAAAAGACCATAATATCTAGAATTAGtattatttctctcaacttccttttttttttttagtctacTACAAATGCTCCTCAAGATACCATTTTATAGGTACGGAGGATATATGACATTAAATGTGTATATGAACTTAGGGATGACAATACATGAATCAAAGGGATACACGAACATGAGAAATAGGGATACATGAATATGAAAGAATTTTAATGGTCATCTATCAAATACATTTCATGGTTTTAAAATACTTCCTCTTGGATGACCATACACAAAGAATATGTCTCATTAAAACTTTGACAAAGAAAACCCAGTGGGAAAAACTTgtggcaaaggaaaaagaatacaACATTCTAATATGTCTTTGAATGCTTTAGGATTAAAACCTTGCAAAAGAAAACTCTATGAGAAAAACCCTAGCAAAGGAAAGACAGTACAATCCAGATAATAATTGACTTCCCCTCATAGGTATGCAAATCTTCAATTGTTCATGATGAAATATCCTTGAGCCGTCGCATTTCAATATTGTGTACCAACTTTTTGAATGTTGTAGTTGgtaaagttttaataaataagtcTATCAAATTATCACTTGACTGTATTTTCTTGACATCAATGTCACCACCCTTTTGAAACTCGTGtatataaaagaattttgataaaatatgctTAGTCCTATCGCCTTTGATGTAGCCGCTTCTTATTTGCATAATACATGCCATATTATTTTCGTATAATATTGTTAGGCCCCTTTGATTGTCGGTAAACCACACTTTTCTTAAATATGCTGAATTACTGATCTTAACCAAATGCATTCATGGTTTGTTTCATGTATTACAATAATTTCTGAGTGATTGGAAGAAGTagctaatattatttatttacttccaTAAAATAGTTGTACCTCCATATGTAAATAGGTATCTTGTTTAAGAACGCCCTTTATGCGGATCAGATAGATAATCTGCATCTGCATATCCAATTAATTGTGTGCTTAATTCTTTTggataaaataatctcatatcgATCTTACCACGAAGGTAACGTAGAACATGTTTGACTCAATTCCAATATCTTCGAGTTGGTGCAGAATTATATCTTGCTAATAAGTTAATTGAAAATGCAATATCAGGTATTGTAGAATTTGCAAGATATAAAGGCACCAACTGCACTAAGATATGGTACTTTAGGACCAAgaatttcttcatcttcctctcaaGGATGAAAATGGTCATTCTCAACATCAAGTGATCGAACAACCTCTGGAGTGCTCAAAGGGTGAGCTTTATCCATATAAAAGTGCTTCAGGACTTTTTCTGTATACGTAGActgatgaattaaaattatatttgaaagatgttcaatttataaaccaagataaAATCTGATCTTTTcaaaatctttcatttcaaattcatttttcaaataaattgcAGTGTTTGTGAGCTCTTCTGGAGGTCCCAACGAGATTtaaatcatccacatatactaCAATAATTGTGAATCCAGACTTTGACTTCTTAATAAAAACACATGGACAAATTGGATTATTCTCAAAtccttttttcaataaatattcgCTAAGACGATTGTACCACATGTGTTTGGATTGCTTTAAATCatataatgatttttgtaaCTTGATAGATGACTCaatcaaaaatgagtagcacaaaggctatcccaagtgcaggagagtgtcgcgtaataattacaaataaactcctagatcgtctcctcatggaaagttaattaaaatcaaacttgtttaaaatggtgaaaatattcacaaagagaaaataaaagtagtggtatgtgcaatgaatggaagagtgcaacgagaataaaaagggcactagtcatggactagattcatatttttgaatttttgagcgtcgaaatgaaatgtaaaagattaacaaattgaaattaacaatcaaggaatcaactaagctaaaaaatcttaattaatctgaaaattaaataataaaactgaaattatttaagtcctaattaagttTTAATCAATTTAATATGCAAtagaactaagagattaataaaactaaactaaaaattaaactagattagaaagtaagtgacaaaatacgaactgagaattgaaaagctcaaaatcaagattctagagttcatccttatattcaaatcataaattctcaaaatcaatccatagcaattgtaatcactgttaaatgaaagcttaaataagtgagaaaaataaataacatgaagtaaataaacagcaaataaaatgcccaaaagtctaagccaaatatctcaaaaatacatcacaaactttaaactaaaattaaataaatagtaaagcGTGAAAAGaacaagccaaatgaatggagataaagatgaaaaatagtGGAGGAGGCTGGGCAACGGCAGTGAACCCTTCCAGGTTCTTCAACGGAGCTGTGTGTGTCTCTAAAAAGTATGTTATTCCCTTTAAGCCGAAAAGAAACCTATTTTTATTTGTGCATGTTGCATCTGtccaaaaacctttttttttttcgtgtggcccttttttccttttggcgTGCGTgagttttgtttctttctttttctttttcttttttccgtGTGTTGCCCAGCTACGTTTTGAGAAAGAACCCAAAATTGCTTGCCTTTTTGACTTTTCCCTTTTgtgccttttttactttttttcttttgtatttcttgacctataaaaataataggaattagaaataaaataaaataacaaaatatcaaaaatatgttgtgcatgtgaatgaacattgtccaattaaatcacaggttataaaattaagtataaatcatgctattaaccaatttaaaacacaactcggatttattcattttaaccattttttcatctaaaaccaataataatgtaatgaaataaataaaatatattagttttaaatgtataaaatatgcaataactcagctcaatcacaccCCTATCTAGCGTTTTGCTAATCTTAGagcaaaataatgaaaattaattgagatgaatattgcataaaggTCGAAATCCAAACGGAAACAATCAAACATAattctgaattctcacaaaagtgacaAGTTACTACTCAACCCCAGGGGTTATACCcaccaagactatctcaacaatttttcatatagaattgaggcaaatatctcaaaactcaaatgtgtgtgtggaaCTAAACTGGTTATAtgttcctcattactagccatgatttgtcatagaatttttcatccttaaaattaatcattgttgattctaactacctcaaagcccAGGGGACAAGCAGTTTTCACGCCAGCTCtatttttaaaggttgaacactcaacCCCCAAAATCTTGGATAACTGTTTCTAGCCCTTTACTTAAGAAAGCTCACTAAGCCGCCTTTAtccctttttttatatattcttttcaaatctcttttttttttccattttcttttcttctttttgtttttctttcttttttttttttaagcatgacTCGGTAGTCCTGCAGTTTACTTCTCCTGTGTTAAATTAGTAAACAGTAAATAAGGAACACTACAAgtgtaagcatgtgcaaaataTCCTTCAAAATTTACCCTTTGTTCTACAAAATCTCaccaagtctcatctcaataAGTATAGCATTCCGGTATTTCAAgctacacatcaacaaaatataatgCATAAAAAATCAAGCTCTATActtaaacttgaaaataaatcttcacaaaataatTCCGCTCAAATACTCCAACAAGATActcagatttcacaaaatactagaaatagagtgtgtgtcaatcatatgtgtatcaatgcacatcacattaatgcaaaatttttttttaatatgtgcatGCACGCTAcccccaactagtgagagacatggtcctcaatgaatcgaacaaaagaaaataaagtgcacaggaataagcaagcaaaacaaaaaccaaatcaacatgaaatataaaatcaaagtaaaacaacaaataaaaaaaaacaaaatgcaagtaaagaaagctgtaaagggtgaaaaaatcaaaacacttcCCTGGAACCTTGCACAAGTAGGATCTTTTCGTGTGGATCAAAGACCTTCAGAAACGGCTTTAGACGTTATCCATTGACAGTGAAGCAATTGACATTCTTCGGATTGACAATGTCTATCACACCGTGAGGATGAACCTGCTTTACAATGTAAGGCCCCTTCCATCGAGATTTCAGCTTCCTGGAAAAAAGATGCAATCTTGAATTGTAGAGGAGCACTTTCTAATCAAGGACAAGATATTTGTCATAGATCTTCTTGTCATGCAAGGCCTTCATTCGCTCCTTTGCCAAGCGGGAATTGTCATAggcctctctctttatttcttcaAGCTCTGAAATCACTTCAATAGCATGCACCTCTGACTCGTCTCAATCACCAGACATCTTGCAAGTATTGAACACATTCATTTCCAATGTCATATTCCCAAATGTGAGTTTCAGTACTCCACTTCAACAGTTTATCAGTGCATTGGAGGTAGCAAGGAATGGGCACCCAAGGATGACAGGCGGGTAAATAGTAGTGGCTGGCTgttgcatatcaagaactacaaaatccactGGGCAGTAAAATTTATCCACTGGACCAACACATTCTCAACAATACCCCTCAGTACCTTGACTGATCTGTCAAGGTACTCCCCAAATCAAGTGGACCTCTCCCAATGCGTGACTCAccaatcataatggaaatgtgGGAAGAGCTGGGATCTCCGAACTTCTAAGGAGTCTCA
Coding sequences:
- the LOC121253607 gene encoding oligopeptide transporter 5-like, whose translation is MGMAAGVGLAWPRHGPGRWLVCWAACMAQVGMAQARAWVLGLCGYWWLAWLVSGRVEAWVVGLSNLVSDRVKALVIGLSRLVMAWLAAWLWVTKLEILAHTQYSTNTVFAYSIVSNYYMASLITVSFVCWIWKGSVKAQIIGSGSHGLGIGSFSLDWMSITGYIGSPMAYPRFAIVNKLVGFVAMMYLIAPIAYWTNLFNAKRFPFFSLNMYDYDGKFYKAASVFGDDLVLDPQAYHNYSDIYLSIFSAMGTGFGFAGLTATLTHFFLFYGRDAWVYGDQIQLPTWGFLVAVLVAAILLLPVGAIKATTGINLSMFLIGEMIMGYASPGKPIANMAFVAYSQSTKLHALNFIAEFKLGHYMKISPRSMFLVQIVGALLASTTRIFTAWWALTSIKNICVPEEGNIWTCPAVTNSYNRALIWGGIGPSRVFAPHGQYAWLYIFFLIGVVGPVMVWILSRKYPQKKWIRLINFPIIFAGTAMMPPMGAAHIWSFFIVAFIFNFLVYSRHKGWWSKHAYDLSNGLDLGTAIFGVLYMTLALQDIYEVQWIGGADEQCPLSLCPTAPGVIKKNCPVFN